The Kluyveromyces marxianus DMKU3-1042 DNA, complete genome, chromosome 7 DNA segment AACAAAGGAGTCGTCTGTTTCCTCTCTGACGTCTTCATCCGTGGCAGGAGCAACCCTGCCGCCAACTATTCCAACCTCGAAGAATTACGACTTGAGAAAATCTACCCCAAATATCGAAGCTGCAAGCGTAGCTACTATTTCTTCCGTTCCTCGTGAGACCGCTAAGCCCACCGCGCAACcagaggaacaaaaatcaGCAAGTTCTCCTGCCATTCCAGCTACTGCTCCTGTTGTTATTTCCACCCCTGTTGCTCCTGTTGATGATGCTGTtccagagaagaaagaaccGATCCAAAATAGTAAAGTGCCAAAGCTCGAAGTTAGTCTGGCCGCCGATGCTCAACAATTCGTATCCTCAAAAGCAACAGAACCCGAGAAGCAATTCGTGaatgaaaataaagttATGGCTACTCCTCAGAAGCAAATTGTTCCAGAGAACCATATTAAGCACCATAGaacatctttgaaaaaggatACCGAATCAATTGATTCAACACCAGCTACTACGTCATCCGCATCggcaaaaaagaagaaaaagaagggcATTATGTCACCTTTGGGTAAactaaaaaagaagttttaaGTGAACTTTAATCTAAAACCTTATGTAACTATACTTCTACCTAAATataaagaggaaaaaaaaaaagttagtTAGTTTTTATTCTAATACAGTTTCTAATTCTCCTTATTGAAAGCGTTCATGCTGTTAGAATATCAATTCTTGAACGCTTCCAAAGACAATGTAAATAAACGTCGTCAATTCTAGTcattttctcattttccATATCTGGGGCCTCAATTGACATCTCAACATATGTACCACGACCACCGTTTGGTCTTACAAACGCACCCGGGTTGATCATAATGACGTTTTGAACGACTCTAGCAAAATGAGTTAGTTCACTTGGAATCAATATCACATCAGGAATGATATCACCAATGAATTCTGTTAGCCCTAAATACGGGACGTCAAGATCAGCACCTGAAATATGTTCAAATACTGGTTTTCCATTCTTGTCCTCTATCTTTCTTGTCTTTATGCCGCCAGGGAAAACGGGATAATACCTTCGTTGCTCTAAGATATGTTCCGAAACCCTGTCAAACCTATTCCTTTGGAAAACGTTACCACCTTTTGTCACTTCTCTAAGGTCTTTATAAATATCGTTGTTTGAGCATCCGAAGAAGATTTCGTTTAATTGGAATGTACTTGGATTAGTGAAGCATTTAAAGTTTTTAGGCAAGCTCAATGATCTTCTATCCAGAGAGTCTTGTGGGTATGCAGCGTGTTTGGAGACTACATCTTTGGTTGAAGGTACCAATATCACTTGGATTCTACTATCGATTTGTTTCAGTATTGGAGCGATCACTTTGGCAAAAATTTCATCTAGAGTTCTTGGCTGTTGCTTTAAGCCACTGAATTCCGGGATCTGACCCGTAGATACTAATTTATGAGTGATGTCCAAAAATGGGCCAAACATTATTAGTACATGTGGTTTGATAGTTGTGTTAATTCTTGTCACAAAATCTTGTAGGTTTGTATAATCTAAATCATTTGCACTCGTGTATGGACCTGAAGTAACAACTACTTTCATTGAACGGTTATCGAGACTCATTTGAGCATCTTGTATTGTTTCTGGATCTGATACTGGTGAGTTCAGATATGGAATCTTCAggatttcttcaatgacGAAGTATTCGCCGTTTGCGTTTTTACCTCTTAATGCAATGATTTGGCCTGGGAAAACAGATACGTCTTGCAGCTTTTCGAAATTCAGCCTTATTCTCCTACCAATACCCGTCGATCTCGATGTCTCTAAAGCTAGCGAGTCTATATTCAATGGACCATCGGCATTCACAGCGTCGGGCACAATTCTACCCACTGTGTATATTTCAGATTGCTGCTGATAAGTAGGGTCTCCGATATCAGATGGTTTTAAGTTGTAATGTTTCTGCACAACTTCAGTGAAAATATCGATTTGTTCGTCCAGCACATCGGCTGTATCCAGCAAACTCTGTCTCATTGTTCTGAATTTGTACTTTTTAGCATCATAAAAGGGCGCTATCTTGACCTTAGAGCTACcttcttccaaatcaaTACCCTCGCTCTTCTGAACGTTGTCTACATTAAGTGTAACAAGACACTTATCTGCCTCGGTAGCGGCCTTTAGGTTAGCTGGTGTTTTTGTCGCCGATAAAGGTAATTCAGTTATTCCTAATGGACTAGATTTGGGCGCCTCTGTTGGAGTACCACCAGTTTCAATTCTACGCTTCTTTAAAGTGGGAGTATTTGGAATAGCTAATCCAAACATCGATGGTGAATTCGCATTTGGAACCAGGAGCTTAGGCTTCTTGATCGAGGGAGTAACTGAGCTGCTCGAAGTAATCGATGCGCTCACTTTTTTCTCcatctgctgctgcatATAGCTCTTGAATTCATGTAGAACCGGTTCAGAGAAGCTATTCGCAGCATATTTGTCCTTATTGTGATAAGAGAACTGCTCCCACTTGATGTAAAGATCATCCACGCTAAGATCATATATCTTCATGTAGTGCTGTAAGGTGGATATAGTGTCTTGACTATTGGCAGCAGAGCCGAACTTTACCACCAAATCATTCTCGATGGTCATGGttatcttttgaatattagTGTATGCTCTTAAACTTTGTATAGTATTGATATATGCTAATTGAGTTTGGAAAGGTTTGGCCTAGGTTAAAGATGTTTACGTActtgttattattagcGGTTCAAAGGTCCATCTCTCATCAGCACGAACAAACTGCAGGATACGCGTagtatgtttttttttttttacttaaCCAATATCTCTGAAAGTTCAGCCAAGATGACGCGACGCGTCTTTACTCGTGAAAAGTGACATACGCCTAACGACTTCAAAGTCAGAAGCGTCTAGCAGCGGCATAAGCGAGCGGATGTACCCCACAGGTGTGTTTCTTTGGAGCAATTCTGCGTATATGATAGAGAGCACGGTGCATGATTCGAACCTCCATTCTGGGACGTCGCTTGGTGCATATTTGGAGACAGCGTTAGATAGATTTTTTAAGTTTTCCACTGTTAACGATTTCCCAATGGTTTTCACTATATGACCAATGGACTGTAGAATGTATGAAACTTTGACCATATACTGTTCATTCATGTTTGCTAGTGCAGTTAGACATCTTTCTAAGAAAGCTGTTGAGATGTTGGGGACATGATCCAACATAATTTGTCTCAATTCTCCACTGGCGAAGTATATTTCATTATCGTATGTGTCTAGCTTTGCGACCAGGAATATAATGCTATCTATAAGGTTGCTGAAgttttcattcttcaacacaCGGGTATCAAGTTTCTCGTTAATGAGGATTAAACAAGCAGCCAATATGAGGGACTTGTATGCAATATTTGTGGGTATGTGCGACTCAGATGAGCTGGAAGAAAGCAATTGCTCTGTTATGAAACATAGCTTAGTGAGCTTTGAATCAGTGTGTATCCATTTTAGGACTTCGTCATCCTGTGTGAGAAAGCACTTTAGTAAGTATTGTAGTTCATTCATCTTGAACGTACCGTTATTGGTAATCGAATGGAC contains these protein-coding regions:
- the POL12 gene encoding DNA-directed DNA polymerase alpha subunit POL12, which gives rise to MTIENDLVVKFGSAANSQDTISTLQHYMKIYDLSVDDLYIKWEQFSYHNKDKYAANSFSEPVLHEFKSYMQQQMEKKVSASITSSSSVTPSIKKPKLLVPNANSPSMFGLAIPNTPTLKKRRIETGGTPTEAPKSSPLGITELPLSATKTPANLKAATEADKCLVTLNVDNVQKSEGIDLEEGSSKVKIAPFYDAKKYKFRTMRQSLLDTADVLDEQIDIFTEVVQKHYNLKPSDIGDPTYQQQSEIYTVGRIVPDAVNADGPLNIDSLALETSRSTGIGRRIRLNFEKLQDVSVFPGQIIALRGKNANGEYFVIEEILKIPYLNSPVSDPETIQDAQMSLDNRSMKVVVTSGPYTSANDLDYTNLQDFVTRINTTIKPHVLIMFGPFLDITHKLVSTGQIPEFSGLKQQPRTLDEIFAKVIAPILKQIDSRIQVILVPSTKDVVSKHAAYPQDSLDRRSLSLPKNFKCFTNPSTFQLNEIFFGCSNNDIYKDLREVTKGGNVFQRNRFDRVSEHILEQRRYYPVFPGGIKTRKIEDKNGKPVFEHISGADLDVPYLGLTEFIGDIIPDVILIPSELTHFARVVQNVIMINPGAFVRPNGGRGTYVEMSIEAPDMENEKMTRIDDVYLHCLWKRSRIDILTA